TGCTCAACATCACCGAGTTCGCGGCCTTGATCGCCATCGCCGGAGCCAACATCGCCATGATCCTGTTCGGCTGGATCATGGAGATGGTCAACCGCCCCGGGGAGCCGGTCTGGTGGACCCCTTTCGCCTTCGGCTCCGTGATCGGCTTGGTGCCCTGGCTGGTGCTCGCGTTCTACCTGGTCCAGCCCGGCACACCAGAGGGGTCGCCGTCGGCGCCCGGCTTCGTGTACGGCATCGTCTTCACGATCTTCGTCTTCTTCAACACCTTCGCGGTGAACCAGTGGGCGCAGTACGCCCAGAAGGGCCGCTGGAAGGACTACCTGGTGGGTGAGAAGACCTATCAGGTGCTCTCGTTGGTGGCGAAGAGCGCGCTGGCCTGGCAGATCTTCGCCAACACGCTCATACCGGCGTAGCAAAGGCGCGGGCTGGCTGGCCGGGCTGGCCCTCGCTACA
The sequence above is a segment of the Euzebya tangerina genome. Coding sequences within it:
- the heR gene encoding heliorhodopsin HeR; translation: MTSINNPAVHASSDSAAQIEVSSERATNLRRWNIAMGTLHGISGVVMLILANDFTLPVGARYLLGPPGTGFEDATTTELFAFPLAIGTAGFLLLSALFHGIIATVGFSRYLDELRHGRNRFRWVEYSASSTLMIVLIAMLNITEFAALIAIAGANIAMILFGWIMEMVNRPGEPVWWTPFAFGSVIGLVPWLVLAFYLVQPGTPEGSPSAPGFVYGIVFTIFVFFNTFAVNQWAQYAQKGRWKDYLVGEKTYQVLSLVAKSALAWQIFANTLIPA